In Corylus avellana chromosome ca2, CavTom2PMs-1.0, the following proteins share a genomic window:
- the LOC132171472 gene encoding uncharacterized protein LOC132171472 produces MRSRKKASKNHLDISKASSAPPQEQGCYEGERLARLLKLIQREIESARLLDGNSLPEKLWFKQRFSIGVNDVTRVLERMAPCAQVGSSPQPSSISANLKAPSVQLQAVLLASDCNPRWLTKHLPSLASSRRVPLIFVKDKKGGSLRLGELVRLKTAIAIGVKAKGNAINQLLEKILDGDEINRGANCMNTIAMPDAPCQ; encoded by the exons ATGCGAAGCAGAAAGAAAGCTTCGAAAAACCACTTAGATATCTCAAAAGCAAGCTCTGCTCCCCCTCAAGAGCAAGG TTGCTACGAAGGGGAACGTCTTGCTCGTCTGCTCAAATTGATTCAGAG GGAGATAGAGTCAGCAAGACTCTTGGATGGAAACTCCTTACCTGAAAAGCTATGGTTTAAG CAACGGTTCTCAATTGGAGTCAACGATGTCACTCGCGTCCTTGAACGCATGGCACCGTGTGCTCAAGTGGGAAGCTCTCCTCAGCCCTCTTCAATCAGCGCCAATCTCAAAGCGCCTTCAGTTCAGCTTCAG GCTGTACTGTTAGCTTCTGATTGCAACCCTCGGTGGCTGACAAAGCATCTTCCAAGCTTGGCCTCATCAAGGAGGGTTCCACTGATTTTTGTCAAAGACAAGAAGGGAGGTTCTTTAAGGTTAGGTGAACTTGTTAGGCTCAAGACAGCAATTGCTATAGGAGTAAAG GCTAAAGGAAATGCCATTAATCAACTTTTGGAGAAAATTCTTGATGGTGATGAGATAAATCGTGGAGCCAATTGCATGAACACAATTGCAATGCCTGATGCACCATGTCAGTGA